The proteins below are encoded in one region of Sphingobium sp. CR2-8:
- a CDS encoding mandelate racemase/muconate lactonizing enzyme family protein, which translates to MRIVDVCEITKPISSPIRNAYIDFSKMTASLVAVVTDVVRDGKRVVGYGFNSNGRYGQGGLIRERFKDRILEADPASLLNDEGTNIDPSKVWDAMMTNEKPGGHGERSVAVGTLDMAIWDAVAKIEGKPLFRMLADRHGREANPRVFVYAAGGYYYPGKDNSQLCAEMRGYLDRGYNVVKMKIGGASLEEDRGRIEAVLKEIGNEAQLAVDANGRFDLETGIAYAKMLRDYPLFWYEEIGDPLDYSLQAAISEYYPGPMATGENLFSHQDARNLLRHGAMRPDRDYLQFDCALSYGLVEYLRTLDVLKQFGWSPSRCIPHGGHQMSLNIAAGLGLGGNESYPDLFQPYGGFPDGVKVIDGHITMPELPGIGFEGKSDLIKVMRELAE; encoded by the coding sequence ATGCGTATCGTTGACGTCTGCGAGATCACCAAGCCGATCTCCTCCCCCATCCGCAATGCCTACATCGACTTCAGCAAGATGACCGCCAGCCTGGTGGCTGTCGTCACCGACGTGGTCCGCGACGGCAAGCGTGTTGTTGGCTACGGCTTCAATTCCAACGGCCGCTACGGCCAGGGCGGTCTGATCCGTGAGCGTTTTAAGGACCGGATCCTCGAAGCCGATCCCGCGAGCCTGCTGAACGACGAAGGTACCAACATCGATCCCTCTAAGGTCTGGGACGCGATGATGACCAACGAGAAGCCCGGCGGCCACGGCGAGCGCTCGGTTGCCGTCGGTACGCTAGACATGGCGATCTGGGACGCAGTCGCCAAGATCGAAGGCAAGCCGCTGTTCCGCATGCTGGCCGACCGCCACGGCCGTGAAGCCAACCCGCGCGTCTTCGTTTACGCTGCTGGCGGTTACTACTACCCAGGCAAGGACAATAGCCAGCTCTGCGCGGAAATGCGTGGCTATCTCGATCGCGGCTACAACGTCGTGAAGATGAAAATTGGCGGCGCCTCGCTTGAGGAAGACCGGGGCCGCATCGAGGCCGTGCTCAAGGAAATCGGCAACGAGGCACAGCTCGCTGTCGACGCCAATGGCCGTTTCGATCTCGAGACCGGCATCGCTTATGCCAAGATGCTGCGCGACTACCCGCTGTTCTGGTACGAAGAAATCGGCGATCCCCTCGATTACTCGCTGCAGGCCGCGATCTCAGAATATTACCCCGGCCCGATGGCCACCGGCGAGAACCTGTTCTCGCATCAGGATGCCCGCAATCTGCTGCGCCACGGCGCTATGCGTCCCGACCGCGACTACCTGCAGTTCGACTGCGCGCTGTCTTACGGCCTGGTTGAATACCTGCGCACCCTCGACGTGCTCAAGCAGTTCGGCTGGTCGCCTTCGCGCTGCATCCCGCACGGCGGTCACCAGATGTCGCTCAACATTGCTGCCGGCCTCGGCCTTGGCGGTAACGAGAGCTACCCCGACCTGTTCCAGCCCTATGGTGGCTTCCCCGATGGCGTGAAGGTCATCGACGGCCATATCACCATGCCTGAGCTTCCCGGCATCGGCTTCGAAGGCAAGTCTGACCTTATCAAGGTTATGCGCGAACTCGCGGAGTAA